In Amphiura filiformis chromosome 2, Afil_fr2py, whole genome shotgun sequence, one DNA window encodes the following:
- the LOC140141903 gene encoding putative L-type amino acid transporter 1-like protein MLAS, whose translation MADDIEYKSLPSQNGVKTDVDRNANEKPTVADEDVVDKPSANGGDVVRLERNMGLFSGITIIVGNIIGSGVFLTPSTVLKYAGSVGMSITVWAGAGLFSLIGALCFLELGTTIPRSGAEYIYIKEIVGDLPAFMVLWVTMVVVAPVSRILTCMTFANYILQPFYPEQDCRPPDEVVAIFSVACISKYHTVIPFCYITVPQGQ comes from the coding sequence ATGGCAGATGATATAGAGTACAAATCTCTACCATCACAAAATGGTGTCAAGACGGACGTCGACCGAAACGCAAACGAGAAACCCACCGTCGCAGACGAAGATGTTGTTGATAAACCTTCAGCCAATGGCGGCGATGTGGTCAGGTTAGAACGTAATATGGGCCTGTTTAGCGGGATTACCATCATTGTGGGTAACATCATAGGTTCTGGTGTCTTCCTTACCCCATCGACGGTCCTCAAATATGCCGGCTCTGTCGGCATGTCCATTACCGTCTGGGCAGGAGCCGGACTATTTAGCCTCATAGGCGCGTTATGCTTTTTGGAACTGGGTACCACAATCCCGAGGTCTGGTGCGGAGTATATTTACATAAAGGAGATCGTCGGTGATCTTCCAGCGTTTATGGTGCTCTGGGTAACAATGGTTGTTGTAGCCCCTGTAAGTCGAATCCTGACGTGCATGACTTTCGCTAATTATATTCTTCAGCCTTTTTATCCGGAACAGGATTGCAGGCCTCCGGATGAAGTCGTCGCTATCTTCTCTGTAGCGTGTATAAGTAAGTACCACACAGTTATACCTTTCTGTTACATTACTGTCCCACAAGGCCAGTGA